ACCGGCACCACCGGCTGGGACGACGCCAGGCTCGCCGAGGCCGAGGGCTGGCTCGCCGCGAACCCGGCCGTCGGCCTGCTGATCGCCCCGAACTTCTCCATCGGCGCGATCCTCGGGATGAAGTTCGCGCAGACCGCCGCCCGGTACTTCGAGTCCGTCGAGGTGCTCGAACTGCACCACGACCGCAAGGCCGACGCCCCCTCCGGCACCGCCACCCGCACCGCCCAGCTGATCGCCGCCGCCCGCGCCGAGGCCGGCCTGCCCCCGCAGCACGACCCCACCACCCACGGCCTGCCCGGCGCCCGCGGCGCCGACGTGGACGGCGTCCCGGTGCACGCGGTGCGGCTGCGCGGCCTGCTGGCTCACCAGCAGGTGATGCTCGGCGGCGAGGGCGAGACCCTGACCATCCGGCACGACTCGACGCACCACAGCAGCTTCATGCCCGGCATCCTGCTCGGTGCCCGGAAGATCGCCGACCACCCGGGCCTCACCTTCGGCCTGGAACACTTCCTGGACCTGTGACATGACCTCCCGCACCGGCTTCTTCGTCCTCTCCGGCGTCCTGCTGCTGGTCAGCCTGGTCTGCGTCGGCGAGGGCGTCCAACTGGTCGCCACCGGAAAACCGCTGGGCATCGGCATCGGCCTCTGCGCCTTCGTCATCCCGGTGATCGGCATCTGGTTCCTCGCCCAGACCGTCCGCTTCGGCCGGGCCAGCGAGCGGCTCGCCCGCGAGCTGGAGGCCGAGGGCGGCCTGCCGGTCGACGAGCTCCGGCGCACCGGCGGCGGCCGGATCGACCGGGCCTCCGCCGACGCGGTGTTCACCCGCCGCAAGGCCGAGACCGAGGCCGACCCGGCGGACTGGCGGAACTTCTTCCGCCTCGCCGTCGCCTACGCGGACGCGGGCGACGTGCCGCGCGCCCGCAAGGCGATGCAGCACGCCATCAAGCTGCACGACGCCCACGGTGCCGGGGCCCCGGCCGCCCGACCGTAGACTGAACCGGTCCCCCCTCCAGACTCCTCAGGACGTTCTCCATGCGCGCAGTCGAACCCCAGGTCCACCTCATCGCCCGCCCCGAGCTCGACTACGACGAGGTCGCCGCCTACCTCCAGGACGTCGGCGGCGAGAGCTGGCTGGAGCGGGTCGACCGCGGCGACCTGGACGACGCCCAGAACCTGGCCGAGTTCGCCGGCCGGATCTGCTACCGCTCGTGGAAGCCGGGCCTCAACCCGAACGTCACCAAGGTCCGCACCGACCAGGACGCCTACCTCAAGAACATCCTGGCCAGCGCGCACGGCTCGGTGCTGGAGCACGTCTCCTTCACCTTCGTCCTGCACAACGTCAGCCGGGTGGTCACCCACGAGCTGGTCCGCCACCGGGCCGGCGTCGCGGTCTCCCAGGAGTCGCTGCGCTTCGTCCGCCTCGACGACATCCCGTTCTGGTTCCCCGAGTGGGCCCGGCAGGACGAGGCGCTGATGGCCCGGGCCACCGGCCTGATGAAGGAGATCGAGGAGTTCCAGCACTGGATGGCCGACCACTTCGGGCTGGACGAGGAGGGCGTGCCCTTCCACGAGAAGAAGGAGAAGACCTCCTTCATGCGCCGCTTCGCCCCCGAGGGCCTGGCCACCGGCCTGGTCTGGACGGCCAACGTCCGCACCCTGCGGCACGTGATCGAGAACCGCACCGCGCCGGGCGCCGAGGAGGAGATCCGGCTGCTGTTCGGCAAGATCGGCGAGCTGATGGTCAAGGAGGCCCCGTCGCTGTTCGGCGACTACACCGTCGAGGACGGCGCCTGGGTGCCGGGCTGGCGCAAGGTCTGACGGGCCGTCGGCGCACCGGCCCGGCCGCCCTCACCCGTGCGGCCTGCGGCCGTCGGCGGCGGCCCGCCCGCTGACCTGCGCCGACGGGCAGATGGGCGGACTGTCCGGCATGTCTGGATTGCGGCTTTCTCGGCCGCTCCATACGCTCAGGACACGGATTCCGGTGCTGCGTGAACCCCCGAGCGCGCAGCACCGGAATCCCATTGTCCGGCCCGGGTTGTGCCGCCCCGACCGCCGCCCCGCACTGTCCAAACCCTGGACCTGCGTGGCTACCGACCACCGCCCTACGAGTAGCTTTGGACCCATGGCTCCGACCTCCACACCGCAGACGCCCTTCGGCCGGGTCCTGACCGCGATGGTCACCCCGTTCACCCCCGAAGGTGACCTCGACCTCGACGGCGCCCAGCGCCTCGCCGCCCACCTGGTGGACTCCGGGAACGACGGCCTGGTCCTCAACGGCACCACCGGCGAGTCGCCCACCACCACCGACGCGGAGAAGTCCCGCCTGGTGCGGGCCGTGGTCGAGGCGGTCGGGGACCGCGCCCACGTCATCACCGGCGTCGGCACCAACGACACCCGGCACAGCGTGGAGCTCGCCCGCCAGGCCCTCGAGGCCGGCGCGCACGGCCTGCTCGCCGTCACCCCGTACTACAGCAAGCCCCCGCAGGAGGGCCTCTACCGGCACACCGTCGCCATCGCCGACGCCACCGACCTGCCGGTCATGCTGTACGACATCCCCGGCCGCTCCGGCGTCCCGCTCGACCTGGACACCCTGGTCCGGCTCGGCGAGCACCCCCGGATCGTCGCCAACAAGGACGCCAAGGGCGACGTCGCCGCGGCTTCCTGGGCCGTCGCCCGCGCCGACCTCGCCTGGTACTCCGGCGACGACAACCTGACCCTGCCGCTGCTCTCGGTCGGAGCCGTCGGCGTGGTCAGCGTGGTCGGCCACGTCGTCGCCGCCGAGATGCGTGCCATGATCGAGGCGTTCGCGGCCGGCGACACCGCCAAGGCGCTCGCCGTCCACCAGTCCCTGCTCCCGGTCTTCAGCGGAATGTTCCGCACCCAGGGAGTGATCCTGGCCAAGGCGGCGTTGAACCTGCAGGGACACCCGGCCGGCCCGCTCCGGCTGCCCCTGGTCCCCGCCACGGACGCGGAGACCGCCCGGTTGAAGGAGGATCTCGCCGCCGGCGGGGTACACCTGTAACCAACAACAGACGTGCGCGTCCCCGGCTCGCCGGACCCACCCGGGTCCGCCGCTGGACCGGGACCGAAGGCGCGCGGCACTCGGCAGTCAGGTAACCACGATGGACGCACGCCATATGCCACCGGGGGAGGAACCCCCCGGGCATGTGGCGTGCGTCGTGAGGAGAGTCTTTTGAGCCACCCGCACCCCGAACTCGGCGCGCCGCCCGCACTCAAGGAAGGCGCCCTCCGCATCACCCCGCTCGGCGGCCTCGGCGAGATCGGCCGCAACATGACGGTCCTCGAGTACGGCGACCGCATCCTGATCGTCGACTGCGGCGTCCTCTTCCCCGAGGACGAGCAGCCCGGCGTCGACCTGATCCTCCCCGACTTCAGCTACATCCGGGACCGCCTCGACAAGGTCGACGGCATCATCCTGACCCACGGCCACGAGGACCACATCGGCGCCGTGCCCTACCTGCTCCGGGAGAACCCGGACATCCCGCTGATCGGCTCGAAGCTCACCCTCGCCCTGATCGAGGCCAAGCTCGCCGAGCACCGCATCCACCCCTACGTCCTGGAGGTCGTGGAGGGCGACCGCGAGCGGATCGGCCCCTTCGACTGCCAGTTCATCGCGGTCAACCACTCCATCCCGGACGCCCTCGCCGTCGCCGTCCGCACCCCCGCGGGCATGGTGGTCGCCACCGGCGACTTCAAGATGGACCAGCTCCCGCTGGACGGCCGGCTGACCGACCTCCCGGCCTTCGCCAAGCTGGCCGAGGAGGGCATGGACCTGCTGC
This is a stretch of genomic DNA from Kitasatospora fiedleri. It encodes these proteins:
- the thyX gene encoding FAD-dependent thymidylate synthase — protein: MRAVEPQVHLIARPELDYDEVAAYLQDVGGESWLERVDRGDLDDAQNLAEFAGRICYRSWKPGLNPNVTKVRTDQDAYLKNILASAHGSVLEHVSFTFVLHNVSRVVTHELVRHRAGVAVSQESLRFVRLDDIPFWFPEWARQDEALMARATGLMKEIEEFQHWMADHFGLDEEGVPFHEKKEKTSFMRRFAPEGLATGLVWTANVRTLRHVIENRTAPGAEEEIRLLFGKIGELMVKEAPSLFGDYTVEDGAWVPGWRKV
- the dapA gene encoding 4-hydroxy-tetrahydrodipicolinate synthase, with the protein product MAPTSTPQTPFGRVLTAMVTPFTPEGDLDLDGAQRLAAHLVDSGNDGLVLNGTTGESPTTTDAEKSRLVRAVVEAVGDRAHVITGVGTNDTRHSVELARQALEAGAHGLLAVTPYYSKPPQEGLYRHTVAIADATDLPVMLYDIPGRSGVPLDLDTLVRLGEHPRIVANKDAKGDVAAASWAVARADLAWYSGDDNLTLPLLSVGAVGVVSVVGHVVAAEMRAMIEAFAAGDTAKALAVHQSLLPVFSGMFRTQGVILAKAALNLQGHPAGPLRLPLVPATDAETARLKEDLAAGGVHL
- the dapB gene encoding 4-hydroxy-tetrahydrodipicolinate reductase, translated to MTLRVAVIGAGGRIGSEAVKAVEAAEDMELVAALGRGSDLTELTGARADVAVELTHPDAVMGNLDYCLHHGIHVVTGTTGWDDARLAEAEGWLAANPAVGLLIAPNFSIGAILGMKFAQTAARYFESVEVLELHHDRKADAPSGTATRTAQLIAAARAEAGLPPQHDPTTHGLPGARGADVDGVPVHAVRLRGLLAHQQVMLGGEGETLTIRHDSTHHSSFMPGILLGARKIADHPGLTFGLEHFLDL